The Roseococcus microcysteis genome contains a region encoding:
- a CDS encoding acetoin utilization protein AcuC, whose amino-acid sequence MSRPLLVGSEIYRRSTYGPKHPLAIPRVSTTLDLIRALGWVEPAQYRDSPMADVAALTRFHDPGYIAALQRAEEAQAVTPEDRERYRIGADGNPVYREVFRRPATSAGGVLLAAELTRQGGVVHVPGGGTHHGRRDRGSGFCYVNDAVLGLLAWLDQGLTRLLYLDVDAHHGDGVQDAFQDEPRVVTVSIHEGARWPFSGAAEDMAGGQALNLPVPAGFHDTEMRALREGLIEPLIARLRPQAIMLQCGSDALLEDPLSRLALSNNAHRDLVASLRGAAPRLILLGGGGYNPWSVARCWTLAWAELNGIAPPLRLPDAAEQVLRGLSFHRAAGRNPAPHWFTTLLDAPREGPVRAEVRALLARGLPESLFAMA is encoded by the coding sequence TTGAGCCGCCCGCTGCTGGTGGGCAGCGAGATCTATCGCCGCTCCACCTATGGCCCCAAGCACCCGCTGGCCATCCCGCGCGTCTCCACCACGCTCGACCTCATCCGGGCGCTGGGCTGGGTGGAGCCCGCGCAATACCGCGACAGCCCCATGGCGGATGTCGCGGCGCTGACCCGCTTTCACGACCCCGGCTACATCGCGGCCCTGCAGCGCGCCGAGGAAGCGCAGGCGGTGACGCCCGAGGACCGCGAGCGCTATCGCATCGGCGCCGACGGCAACCCCGTCTACCGCGAGGTCTTCCGCCGCCCCGCCACCAGCGCGGGCGGCGTGCTGCTGGCCGCCGAACTCACGCGCCAGGGCGGCGTGGTGCATGTGCCGGGCGGCGGCACGCATCATGGCCGGCGCGATCGTGGCTCCGGCTTCTGCTACGTGAACGACGCCGTGCTGGGGCTGCTCGCCTGGCTGGACCAGGGGCTGACGCGCCTTCTCTACCTCGACGTGGACGCGCATCACGGCGATGGCGTGCAGGACGCCTTCCAGGACGAGCCGCGCGTGGTCACCGTCTCCATCCATGAGGGCGCCCGTTGGCCCTTCAGCGGCGCGGCCGAGGACATGGCCGGCGGCCAGGCCCTGAACCTGCCGGTGCCGGCGGGCTTCCATGACACCGAGATGCGCGCGCTGCGCGAGGGGCTGATCGAACCCCTCATCGCGCGCCTCCGCCCCCAGGCCATCATGCTGCAATGCGGCTCCGACGCGCTGCTAGAGGACCCGCTTTCGCGCCTCGCCCTCTCCAACAATGCGCATCGGGACCTCGTGGCTTCGCTGCGCGGCGCGGCGCCGCGGCTGATCCTGCTGGGGGGAGGGGGCTACAACCCCTGGTCCGTGGCCCGCTGCTGGACGCTGGCCTGGGCGGAGCTGAACGGCATCGCCCCACCGCTGCGCCTGCCGGACGCCGCCGAACAGGTGCTGCGCGGCCTCAGCTTCCACCGCGCCGCCGGCCGCAACCCCGCGCCGCACTGGTTCACCACCTTGCTCGACGCCCCGCGCGAAGGCCCCGTGCGCGCGGAGGTGCGCGCCCTGCTCGCCCGGGGGCTGCCCGAAAGCCTCTTCGCCATGGCATGA
- a CDS encoding DUF192 domain-containing protein, with amino-acid sequence MKKRPFLLALLLAPFMAAAQPGVDRPQPRLPTEPLVIVTRDGARHTFRTEMALSPDQQMVGMMFRSSMEPDEGMLFDWGAPRESSMWMRNTLISLDMVFIRADGRIHRIHERATPLSLATIDSRGPVRATLELQAGAAERFGLRVGDLVEHRIFGTAR; translated from the coding sequence ATGAAGAAGCGCCCCTTCCTGCTCGCCCTCCTGCTGGCGCCTTTCATGGCCGCCGCCCAGCCCGGCGTGGACCGCCCGCAGCCGCGCCTGCCCACGGAGCCCCTGGTCATCGTGACCCGCGACGGCGCCCGCCACACCTTCCGCACCGAGATGGCCCTCAGCCCGGACCAGCAGATGGTCGGCATGATGTTCCGCAGCAGCATGGAGCCGGATGAGGGCATGCTCTTCGACTGGGGCGCGCCGCGCGAAAGCTCCATGTGGATGCGCAACACGCTCATCTCGCTGGACATGGTGTTCATCCGCGCCGATGGCCGCATCCATCGTATCCATGAGCGCGCGACACCGCTCAGCCTCGCCACGATAGACAGCCGCGGCCCGGTGCGCGCCACGCTGGAATTGCAGGCGGGGGCCGCCGAACGCTTCGGGCTGCGCGTCGGAGATCTGGTCGAGCACCGCATCTTCGGCACCGCCCGCTGA
- a CDS encoding SRPBCC family protein, whose protein sequence is MEMSGERRIEAPRAEVWAALNDPEALKAAIPGCESIEKLSETELAARLAIKIGPMAAKFSAKVKLDNLNPPASYTITGEGNGGAMGFAKGGADVHLDEVSPTETLLRYHVKAQVGGKMAQLGARLIDSTAKQMADQFFDRFKANLEPKAHVVAMPGAAPPPAPAPAPAAISVFSLIPSEFLGMPLVFWIGSAAMLFVLFLIFLT, encoded by the coding sequence ATGGAAATGTCCGGCGAGCGCCGGATCGAGGCGCCCCGCGCCGAGGTCTGGGCGGCCCTGAACGACCCCGAGGCGCTGAAGGCCGCCATCCCGGGCTGCGAGAGCATCGAGAAACTGTCCGAGACCGAGCTTGCGGCCCGGCTGGCCATCAAGATCGGCCCCATGGCCGCGAAGTTCTCGGCGAAGGTGAAGCTCGACAACCTCAACCCGCCGGCCAGCTACACCATCACCGGCGAGGGCAATGGCGGTGCCATGGGCTTCGCCAAGGGCGGCGCCGATGTCCATCTGGACGAGGTCAGCCCCACCGAGACCCTGCTGCGCTATCATGTGAAGGCGCAGGTGGGCGGCAAGATGGCGCAGCTCGGCGCGCGGCTCATTGACAGCACCGCCAAGCAGATGGCCGACCAGTTCTTCGACCGCTTCAAGGCGAACCTGGAGCCCAAGGCCCATGTGGTGGCGATGCCCGGCGCGGCGCCCCCGCCGGCCCCCGCGCCCGCGCCCGCCGCGATCTCGGTCTTCTCCCTCATCCCTTCGGAGTTCCTTGGAATGCCTCTCGTCTTCTGGATCGGCAGCGCGGCCATGCTCTTCGTGCTGTTCCTGATCTTCCTGACGTGA
- a CDS encoding sodium:proton antiporter: MRPVLIALLLACVVTPAHAASIDGSQIGLIWGLPFAGILLSIALMPLLAPHFWHHHYGKVAAAWGAAFLIPFAALFGVGAAANEVAFVLVDEYIPFIVLLLALYTTGGGVLLRGTLVGTPLTNTAILAVGTILASMMGTTGASMLLIRPLLRANADRTRKVHSFVFFIFLVSNIGGSLTPIGDPPLYLGFLKGVSFFWPTIHLFLPFAVCAVVLLGIYFLLDTWLYAKEPVKPGFEGARVRLSIEGWVNVGLILVVVFGVLLQGIWSPGTTTVLGQTVGIERLVAIAIFLAVTAVSMLLTSKSLREANGFTWGAMAEVAKLFAAIFLCMGPVIAILKAGPAGAMAPLVALTSDGAGAPIPWVYFWLTGALSSFLDNAPTYLVFFNLAGGDPQFLMTQGAATLAAISAGAVFMGANTYIGNAPNFMVKAIVEENGVRMPSFFGYFGWACLFLVPLFVLCTFLFFLH, from the coding sequence TTGCGTCCGGTTCTGATCGCGCTCTTGCTCGCCTGTGTCGTCACCCCCGCCCATGCCGCGTCCATAGATGGCAGCCAGATCGGATTGATCTGGGGCCTGCCCTTCGCGGGCATCCTGCTCTCCATCGCGCTGATGCCGCTGCTGGCGCCGCATTTCTGGCACCACCACTACGGCAAGGTGGCGGCCGCCTGGGGTGCGGCCTTCCTCATTCCCTTCGCCGCCCTCTTCGGTGTGGGGGCCGCGGCGAACGAGGTCGCCTTCGTGCTGGTGGACGAGTACATCCCCTTCATCGTGCTGCTGCTGGCGCTCTACACCACGGGCGGCGGGGTGCTGCTGCGCGGCACGCTGGTGGGCACGCCGCTGACCAACACGGCCATCCTCGCCGTCGGCACCATCCTGGCCAGCATGATGGGCACCACCGGGGCCTCGATGCTGCTGATCCGCCCGTTGCTGCGCGCCAATGCGGACCGCACGCGCAAGGTGCACAGCTTCGTCTTCTTCATCTTCCTGGTGTCGAACATCGGCGGCAGCCTGACGCCCATCGGCGACCCGCCGCTCTATCTCGGCTTCCTGAAGGGCGTGTCCTTCTTCTGGCCCACCATCCACCTCTTCCTGCCCTTCGCCGTCTGCGCCGTGGTGCTGCTGGGCATCTACTTCCTGCTCGACACCTGGCTCTACGCGAAGGAGCCGGTGAAGCCCGGCTTCGAGGGCGCGCGCGTGCGCCTGTCCATCGAGGGCTGGGTGAATGTGGGCCTCATCCTGGTCGTGGTCTTCGGCGTGCTGCTCCAGGGCATCTGGAGCCCCGGCACCACCACCGTCCTCGGCCAGACCGTGGGGATCGAGCGGCTCGTCGCCATCGCGATCTTCCTGGCCGTCACCGCCGTCTCCATGCTGCTGACGTCGAAGTCCCTGCGCGAGGCGAACGGCTTCACCTGGGGCGCCATGGCGGAGGTGGCCAAGCTCTTCGCCGCCATCTTCCTCTGCATGGGCCCGGTCATCGCCATCCTGAAGGCCGGCCCCGCGGGCGCCATGGCGCCGCTGGTGGCGCTGACCTCCGATGGCGCGGGCGCGCCCATCCCCTGGGTGTATTTCTGGCTGACCGGCGCGCTGTCGAGCTTCCTCGACAACGCACCCACCTACCTCGTCTTCTTCAACCTGGCGGGTGGTGATCCACAATTCCTGATGACGCAGGGCGCGGCCACGCTCGCCGCCATCTCGGCCGGCGCGGTCTTCATGGGCGCCAACACCTATATCGGCAACGCGCCCAACTTCATGGTGAAGGCCATCGTGGAGGAGAACGGGGTGCGCATGCCCTCCTTCTTCGGCTATTTCGGTTGGGCCTGCCTGTTCCTGGTGCCGCTCTTCGTGCTGTGCACCTTCCTCTTCTTCCTCCACTGA
- a CDS encoding XdhC family protein: protein MTEDMLETAAAWAEAGEQVAIATVVETWGSSPRPAGSMLVVTASGRMAGSVSGGCIEGAVAEVAQETMRTGQPQLLDFGISDERAWEVGLACGGKLKVFVEKLA, encoded by the coding sequence ATGACCGAGGACATGCTGGAAACCGCCGCCGCCTGGGCCGAAGCCGGTGAGCAGGTGGCCATCGCGACGGTGGTGGAAACCTGGGGTTCCTCGCCGCGGCCGGCGGGGTCCATGCTGGTCGTCACCGCCTCGGGGCGGATGGCGGGTTCGGTCTCGGGCGGCTGCATCGAGGGGGCGGTGGCCGAGGTGGCGCAGGAGACGATGCGCACCGGCCAGCCGCAACTGCTCGATTTCGGCATCAGCGATGAGCGCGCCTGGGAGGTGGGGCTGGCCTGCGGCGGGAAGCTCAAGGTCTTCGTGGAGAAACTGGCGTGA
- a CDS encoding XdhC family protein, which produces MKLSLLASLRAARAAGRPVVLLTRLSDGHQCLWPDEALPGALAEAAQAALDSDRTANIESEGEAWFVQPHNPPLRLVIVGAVHVAQALAPMAAGMGFDVTIVDPRRAFATEERFAGVTLNHEWPDEAMTALSPDTRTAIVTLTHDPKLDDPALDVALKSPAFYIGALGSRRTHAKRVDRLKELGHGDAAIARIAAPVGLDIGAVTAPEIALSIMAQVVARRRGK; this is translated from the coding sequence GTGAAACTCTCCCTGCTGGCCAGCCTGCGCGCCGCCCGCGCGGCGGGTCGCCCCGTGGTGCTGCTGACGCGCCTCTCCGACGGCCATCAATGCCTCTGGCCCGACGAGGCGCTGCCGGGTGCGCTGGCCGAGGCCGCGCAGGCGGCGCTGGATTCCGACCGCACCGCGAATATCGAGAGCGAGGGCGAGGCCTGGTTCGTCCAGCCGCACAACCCGCCCCTGCGCCTCGTCATCGTGGGCGCCGTGCATGTGGCACAGGCGCTGGCGCCCATGGCGGCGGGGATGGGCTTTGACGTCACCATCGTGGACCCGCGCCGCGCCTTCGCCACCGAGGAACGCTTCGCGGGCGTCACCCTCAACCATGAATGGCCAGACGAGGCGATGACGGCGCTCTCGCCCGACACGCGCACGGCCATCGTGACGCTGACGCATGACCCGAAGCTCGACGACCCCGCGCTGGATGTGGCGCTGAAGAGCCCCGCCTTCTACATCGGGGCACTTGGCAGCCGGCGCACCCATGCGAAGCGCGTGGACCGCCTCAAGGAACTGGGGCATGGCGATGCCGCCATCGCCCGTATCGCGGCCCCGGTGGGGCTGGACATCGGCGCCGTGACGGCGCCTGAAATCGCGCTGTCCATCATGGCGCAAGTGGTGGCGCGGAGGCGCGGCAAATGA
- a CDS encoding thiolase domain-containing protein yields the protein MKNPAYIVGAFEHPTRKAETKSTAQLHAEVAYGALQDAGLQASDIDGYFCAGDAPGMGGLSMIDYMGLNKLRHYDTTESGGSSYVIHVGHAVEAIIQGKCNVALITLAGRPRAEGMQTGTAVRSFGAGVPDESFELPYGRTIATMHAMVATRHMYEFGTTSEQLAWIKVAASTHAQYNPHAMLPKVVTVEDVVNSPMVADPLHRLDCCVISDGGGALIVARPEIAKSLNRPKVGVKGWGEAYKHQNSGGIDLTYSAAAMSGPMAYEKAKVKPSDIKYASIYDSFTISVLVQLEDLGFCEKGKGGQFVQDGGLISGVGKLPFNTDGGGLCNNHPSNRGGMTKVIEAVRQARGEAHPKVQVPNADLVLANGKGGNLGTRHGCGTVILERE from the coding sequence ATGAAGAATCCCGCCTACATCGTCGGTGCCTTCGAGCACCCGACGCGCAAGGCCGAGACCAAGTCCACCGCCCAGCTCCATGCGGAAGTCGCCTATGGCGCGCTGCAGGATGCGGGGCTGCAGGCCTCCGACATCGACGGCTATTTCTGCGCCGGCGACGCGCCCGGCATGGGCGGCCTGTCCATGATCGACTACATGGGCCTCAACAAGCTGCGCCACTATGACACGACGGAGAGCGGTGGCTCCTCCTACGTGATCCATGTGGGCCATGCGGTCGAGGCCATCATCCAGGGCAAGTGCAATGTCGCGCTGATCACGCTGGCCGGCCGTCCGCGCGCCGAGGGCATGCAGACCGGCACCGCCGTGCGCAGCTTCGGCGCGGGCGTGCCCGATGAGAGCTTCGAGCTGCCCTATGGCCGCACCATCGCCACCATGCACGCCATGGTCGCCACGCGGCACATGTACGAATTCGGCACGACCAGCGAACAGCTCGCCTGGATCAAGGTCGCGGCGTCCACCCATGCGCAGTACAACCCGCACGCCATGCTGCCCAAGGTGGTGACGGTCGAGGATGTGGTGAACTCGCCCATGGTGGCGGACCCGCTGCACCGCCTCGACTGCTGCGTGATTTCCGATGGCGGCGGCGCGCTGATCGTCGCGCGGCCCGAGATCGCGAAGTCGCTGAACCGCCCCAAGGTGGGCGTGAAGGGCTGGGGCGAGGCCTACAAGCACCAGAACTCCGGCGGCATCGACCTGACCTACTCCGCCGCCGCGATGTCGGGGCCGATGGCCTATGAGAAGGCCAAGGTGAAGCCTTCCGACATCAAATACGCCTCGATCTATGACAGCTTCACCATCTCGGTGCTGGTGCAGCTGGAAGACCTCGGCTTCTGCGAGAAGGGCAAGGGCGGCCAGTTCGTGCAGGATGGCGGCCTGATCTCGGGCGTGGGCAAGCTGCCCTTCAACACGGATGGCGGCGGGCTCTGCAACAACCACCCGTCCAACCGCGGCGGCATGACCAAGGTGATCGAGGCGGTGCGCCAGGCGCGCGGCGAGGCCCACCCGAAGGTGCAGGTTCCGAACGCCGACCTCGTGCTCGCCAACGGCAAGGGCGGCAACCTCGGCACGCGGCATGGCTGCGGCACCGTCATCCTGGAGAGGGAGTGA
- a CDS encoding vWA domain-containing protein, with protein MIPPRESMQVPPAPLRPAAALAPNIQAFVRLLRRAGLQVGPGDALLAMEALSIAGLDSRAGFRAALKATLLRKHEQNDIFDAAFELFWRDPERARAGAAMALMEAQKPEERAKPGGRRLAEAMAGDRPKPPPPEEEEKRELDASMTVSERERLQQMDFEAMSAAEISQAKQEIRKLVLPLDARPTRRFRPDPLGPRVDIRATIRAATRTGGEIATIARRRQVERTPPLVAICDISGSMARYAQILLHFMHAVTADRDRVHSFLFGTRLSNITRQLRHKDPEIAFEMISHIVPDWSGGTRIGEALERFNQDWGRRVLGQGAVVLLITDGLDREGGRGLAEATDRLQRSCRRLIWLNPLLRYAGFQPKSQGIRAMLPHVHDFRPVHNLASLKALVDALSETPKREHGR; from the coding sequence GTGATCCCGCCGCGCGAATCCATGCAGGTTCCGCCGGCGCCGCTCAGGCCGGCGGCCGCCCTCGCGCCGAACATCCAGGCCTTCGTGCGCCTGCTGCGCCGGGCCGGCCTTCAGGTCGGCCCCGGCGATGCGCTGCTGGCCATGGAGGCGCTGAGCATCGCGGGGCTCGACAGCCGGGCGGGCTTCCGCGCCGCGCTCAAGGCCACGCTGCTGCGCAAGCACGAGCAGAACGACATCTTCGACGCCGCCTTCGAACTGTTCTGGCGTGACCCCGAGCGCGCGCGGGCGGGTGCGGCCATGGCGCTGATGGAGGCCCAGAAGCCCGAGGAGCGCGCGAAGCCGGGAGGGCGGCGCCTCGCCGAGGCCATGGCGGGCGACCGCCCCAAGCCCCCGCCTCCGGAGGAGGAGGAAAAGCGCGAGCTGGACGCCTCCATGACGGTGTCCGAGCGCGAACGCCTGCAGCAGATGGATTTCGAGGCGATGAGCGCCGCCGAGATCAGCCAGGCCAAGCAGGAGATCCGCAAGCTCGTCCTGCCGCTGGACGCCCGCCCCACCCGCCGCTTCCGCCCGGACCCCCTGGGCCCGCGCGTGGACATCCGCGCCACCATCCGTGCCGCGACGCGCACGGGCGGCGAGATCGCGACCATCGCCCGGCGTCGCCAGGTGGAGCGGACGCCGCCCTTGGTGGCCATCTGCGACATCTCGGGCAGCATGGCGCGCTACGCGCAGATCCTGCTGCATTTCATGCACGCCGTGACGGCGGACCGCGACCGGGTGCACAGCTTCCTCTTCGGCACGCGGCTGTCCAACATCACGCGGCAATTGCGCCACAAGGACCCCGAGATCGCCTTCGAGATGATCAGCCACATCGTCCCCGACTGGTCGGGCGGGACGCGCATCGGCGAGGCGCTGGAACGCTTCAACCAGGATTGGGGCCGCCGCGTGCTGGGCCAGGGAGCCGTGGTGCTGCTGATCACGGACGGGCTGGACCGCGAGGGCGGGCGGGGCTTGGCCGAGGCCACGGACCGGCTGCAACGCTCCTGCCGGCGGTTGATCTGGCTGAATCCGCTGTTGCGCTACGCCGGCTTCCAACCCAAATCCCAGGGCATCCGGGCGATGCTGCCCCATGTCCATGACTTCCGCCCGGTGCACAACCTCGCCAGCCTCAAGGCGCTGGTGGATGCGCTGAGCGAAACCCCCAAGCGGGAGCACGGACGATGA
- the prpB gene encoding methylisocitrate lyase, producing MPYVIGADLPDRPAGERFRALLDRPNILQMPGAHLGLAALLAQKQGFEALYLSGAAMSATMGLPDLGMITVEDVCFHIRQVARATGMPLLVDGDTGYGEALNVMHMVRAFEDAGAAAVHLEDQHLPKKCGHLNDKKLASVDEMAAKVAAARKARRHLYVIARTDAVASEGMDAAVDRAKRYLEAGADAIFPEALVTRDMFIEFARRMPGVKLLANMTEFGRTPFFTAAEFESMGYSMVIWPVSHLRIAAKAWEKLYAQIAAEGGTQGALDRMQTRAELYATIRYHEYEELDASLVRTIIPEGMPQSS from the coding sequence ATGCCCTATGTCATCGGCGCCGACCTGCCCGACCGTCCCGCCGGCGAGCGTTTCCGCGCCCTGCTGGACCGCCCGAACATCCTGCAGATGCCCGGCGCGCATCTCGGCCTGGCCGCGCTGCTGGCGCAGAAGCAGGGCTTCGAGGCGCTGTATCTCTCGGGTGCCGCCATGTCGGCCACCATGGGCCTGCCCGACCTCGGCATGATCACGGTGGAGGATGTCTGCTTCCACATCCGCCAGGTGGCGCGCGCCACCGGAATGCCGCTGCTGGTGGATGGCGACACCGGCTATGGCGAGGCGCTGAACGTCATGCACATGGTCCGCGCCTTCGAGGATGCGGGGGCGGCCGCGGTCCACCTTGAGGACCAGCACCTTCCCAAGAAGTGCGGCCACCTGAACGACAAGAAGCTCGCCTCCGTGGACGAGATGGCCGCCAAGGTCGCCGCCGCCCGCAAGGCGCGTCGCCACCTCTACGTCATCGCCCGCACCGACGCGGTGGCGAGCGAGGGCATGGACGCCGCCGTGGACCGCGCCAAGCGCTACCTCGAAGCCGGCGCCGACGCCATCTTCCCCGAGGCGCTGGTCACCCGCGACATGTTCATCGAGTTCGCGCGGCGGATGCCGGGCGTGAAGCTGCTCGCCAACATGACCGAGTTCGGCCGCACCCCCTTCTTCACCGCCGCCGAATTCGAATCCATGGGCTATTCCATGGTGATCTGGCCCGTCTCGCACCTGCGCATCGCCGCCAAGGCCTGGGAAAAGCTCTACGCCCAGATCGCGGCCGAGGGCGGCACCCAGGGCGCGCTCGACCGCATGCAGACCCGGGCCGAGCTCTACGCCACCATCCGCTACCACGAATATGAGGAGCTGGACGCGAGCCTCGTTCGCACCATCATCCCCGAGGGCATGCCGCAAAGCTCTTGA
- a CDS encoding AAA family ATPase, translating to MTATLPADVAATTALLAAGGYVADAALATTVHLALRMGRPLFLEGEPGTGKTEIAKVLAAQLPRGLVRLQCYDGLDLSAAAYEWNHARQLMAIRMAEARGETANLEASIYERRYLEARPLLRALEGEPSVLLIDELDRADEPFEAFLLEVLSDFQITVPELGTIHAATPPVVIITSNRTREVHDAIRRRCLYHWVDYPDAARERAILALRAPQVAETLSAQVVAFVQRLRQGDYYKLPGVAETIDWANALAALDARELEAGAVNATLGVLLKYQDDIAKLRGEEAARLVAEAKEGARA from the coding sequence GTGACCGCCACGCTGCCGGCCGATGTCGCGGCCACCACCGCGCTGCTCGCGGCGGGCGGCTATGTGGCGGATGCGGCGCTGGCCACCACGGTCCACCTGGCGCTGCGCATGGGCCGCCCCCTCTTTCTGGAGGGCGAGCCCGGCACCGGCAAGACCGAGATCGCGAAGGTGCTGGCCGCGCAACTGCCGCGCGGCCTGGTGCGGCTGCAATGCTATGACGGGCTGGACCTCTCGGCCGCGGCCTATGAGTGGAACCATGCGCGCCAGCTCATGGCCATCCGCATGGCCGAGGCGCGGGGCGAGACGGCCAATCTCGAAGCTTCCATCTACGAACGCCGCTATTTGGAGGCGCGGCCCCTGCTGCGCGCGCTGGAGGGCGAGCCCTCCGTCCTGCTCATTGATGAGCTGGACCGCGCGGACGAGCCCTTCGAGGCCTTCCTGCTGGAGGTGCTGAGCGACTTCCAGATCACGGTGCCCGAGCTCGGCACCATCCATGCGGCCACGCCGCCCGTGGTCATCATCACGTCGAATCGCACGCGCGAGGTGCATGACGCCATCCGTCGGCGCTGCCTCTATCACTGGGTGGACTACCCCGACGCGGCGCGCGAGCGCGCCATCCTGGCGCTGCGCGCGCCGCAGGTGGCGGAGACGCTCTCGGCCCAGGTGGTGGCCTTCGTGCAGCGCCTGCGCCAGGGCGACTACTACAAGCTGCCCGGTGTCGCCGAGACCATTGATTGGGCCAACGCCCTGGCGGCGCTGGATGCGCGGGAGCTGGAGGCCGGCGCGGTGAACGCCACGCTCGGCGTGCTGCTGAAATACCAGGACGACATCGCGAAGCTGCGCGGCGAGGAGGCGGCGCGACTGGTGGCGGAGGCGAAGGAAGGCGCGCGGGCGTGA
- a CDS encoding SDR family oxidoreductase, producing the protein MDLGIKGRSAIVCAASKGLGRACAFALAGEGVRLVITARGREALEATAAEIRAATGAEVTAVAGDITTEEGRAAALAACPEPDILINNAGGPPPGDFRDWERDAWIKALDANMLTPIFLIRSVVDGMIARRFGRIVNITSASVKAPIPALGMSNGARAGLTGFVAGLARQVAAHNVTINGLLPGPFLTDRLRGNAAAAAAKSGKTAEEELAANAARNPAGRLGDPDEFGRACAFLCSAQAGFIVGQNLVMDGGAFNSSMG; encoded by the coding sequence ATGGACCTCGGCATCAAGGGGCGCAGCGCCATCGTCTGCGCGGCCAGCAAGGGGCTCGGCCGGGCCTGCGCCTTCGCGCTGGCAGGGGAGGGCGTGCGCCTCGTCATCACCGCGCGTGGGCGTGAGGCGCTGGAGGCCACCGCCGCCGAAATCCGCGCCGCCACCGGCGCCGAGGTGACGGCCGTCGCCGGCGACATCACCACCGAGGAAGGCCGCGCCGCCGCACTCGCCGCCTGCCCGGAGCCGGACATCCTGATCAACAACGCCGGCGGCCCGCCCCCTGGCGATTTCCGCGACTGGGAGCGCGACGCCTGGATCAAGGCGCTGGACGCCAACATGCTGACGCCGATCTTCCTGATCCGCTCGGTGGTGGATGGGATGATCGCGCGGCGCTTCGGGCGCATCGTGAACATCACCTCCGCCTCGGTGAAGGCGCCCATCCCGGCGCTGGGCATGAGCAATGGCGCGCGGGCGGGTCTGACGGGCTTCGTGGCGGGGCTGGCGCGCCAGGTAGCGGCGCACAACGTGACCATCAACGGGTTGCTGCCCGGCCCCTTCCTGACCGACCGGCTGCGCGGCAATGCGGCCGCGGCCGCGGCGAAGAGCGGCAAGACGGCCGAGGAGGAGCTGGCCGCCAACGCCGCGCGCAACCCCGCCGGCCGCCTGGGCGACCCCGACGAATTCGGCCGCGCCTGCGCCTTCCTGTGCAGCGCGCAGGCGGGCTTCATCGTGGGGCAGAACCTCGTGATGGATGGCGGCGCGTTCAATTCCTCGATGGGCTGA
- a CDS encoding Zn-ribbon domain-containing OB-fold protein, translated as MATQAFDRTPQAPAESPDNKPYFDGCREGKLILGKCKDTGKLFHYPRHVSPFTLSNNVEFVEAKGTGEIYSWSVARGKEPFCVAYVKLDEGPIMLTNIIECDLDALKCGQKVKVKFKATEGDGAPVPMFVLA; from the coding sequence ATGGCAACGCAAGCCTTTGACCGCACGCCCCAGGCGCCCGCGGAAAGCCCCGACAACAAGCCCTATTTCGACGGCTGCCGCGAAGGCAAGCTGATCCTGGGCAAGTGCAAGGACACGGGGAAGCTGTTCCACTACCCGCGCCATGTCTCGCCCTTCACCCTCTCGAACAATGTCGAGTTCGTCGAGGCGAAGGGCACGGGCGAGATCTATTCCTGGTCCGTCGCGCGCGGGAAGGAGCCGTTCTGCGTGGCCTATGTGAAGCTCGATGAAGGTCCGATCATGCTGACCAACATCATCGAGTGCGACCTGGACGCGCTGAAGTGCGGCCAGAAGGTGAAGGTGAAGTTCAAGGCGACCGAGGGCGATGGCGCCCCGGTGCCGATGTTCGTCCTGGCCTGA